One Sphingomonas sp. BT-65 genomic window carries:
- a CDS encoding murein L,D-transpeptidase, which produces MFGRLQPRSFAALPLLGLAFNVPALAQQVTAPPPATSTIPAPSQNTPQPAPVQIAPIQVPLPTLSAEQAEQVRRLIVQGRIAQGLRYSTAEAEVLPADDEGLVRTALDYARAIHIGRLDTADFQEDWALRPAAWDPLPGFAKAVADNRIPQWFANLTPPYEGYDNLRKGLARYRRIEIAGGWSSIPAGPDLSVGSSGARVAALRARLAVEDGEVSGAGDKFDAALKEAVVRAQRRYGLAPTGTVSTGTLTALNVPVSSRIRQIMANMERWRWMPKEMPVDRIQVNIAVAQVAVFEGDRPVMSMRGVTGKPGGGETPMLQSSIHSVVLNPPWNVPAGIAAKELFPKGAGYLARNGFKVIGTGPNRRLQQQPSHSALGKYKFDFNNPFAVYLHDTPTKGTFSRYDRLASHGCIRLERPADLARLLLEGSTEWTPEAIDGALAKGDTVRAGLPSQVAVYLLYWTAFANGTGTMNFRGDPYGWDKTLATKIEKRSAAQALAAR; this is translated from the coding sequence ATGTTCGGACGATTGCAGCCGCGGAGTTTTGCGGCGCTGCCCCTGCTTGGCCTCGCTTTCAACGTTCCGGCGCTTGCGCAGCAGGTGACGGCACCCCCGCCCGCGACCTCGACGATCCCCGCGCCTTCGCAGAACACGCCCCAGCCCGCCCCAGTGCAGATCGCGCCGATCCAGGTGCCGCTGCCGACGCTCAGCGCCGAGCAGGCCGAGCAGGTCCGCCGCCTGATCGTGCAGGGCCGCATCGCGCAGGGCCTGCGCTATTCGACCGCCGAGGCCGAGGTGCTGCCGGCCGATGACGAGGGCCTGGTGCGCACTGCGCTCGACTATGCCCGCGCGATCCATATCGGCCGCCTCGACACCGCCGATTTCCAGGAGGACTGGGCGCTGCGCCCGGCCGCGTGGGATCCGCTGCCCGGCTTCGCCAAGGCCGTGGCCGACAACCGCATCCCGCAATGGTTCGCCAACCTGACCCCGCCCTATGAGGGCTATGACAATCTCCGCAAGGGCCTCGCCCGCTATCGCCGGATCGAGATCGCCGGCGGCTGGAGCAGCATCCCGGCCGGCCCGGACCTCTCGGTCGGATCGAGCGGCGCGCGCGTCGCGGCGCTGCGCGCCCGCCTCGCGGTCGAGGATGGCGAAGTCAGCGGCGCGGGCGACAAGTTCGACGCGGCGCTCAAGGAAGCCGTGGTCCGCGCGCAGCGCCGCTACGGCCTGGCGCCGACCGGCACCGTCTCCACCGGCACGCTGACCGCGCTCAACGTTCCCGTTTCCAGCCGCATCCGCCAGATCATGGCGAACATGGAGCGCTGGCGCTGGATGCCCAAGGAGATGCCGGTCGACCGCATCCAGGTGAACATCGCCGTGGCGCAGGTCGCGGTGTTCGAGGGCGACCGCCCGGTCATGTCGATGCGCGGCGTCACCGGCAAGCCCGGCGGCGGCGAGACGCCGATGCTGCAGTCGAGCATCCACTCGGTGGTGCTCAACCCGCCGTGGAACGTGCCCGCCGGTATCGCCGCCAAGGAGCTGTTCCCCAAGGGCGCGGGCTATCTCGCGCGCAACGGCTTCAAGGTGATCGGCACCGGCCCCAACCGCCGCCTCCAGCAGCAGCCGTCGCACTCGGCGCTCGGCAAGTACAAGTTCGACTTCAACAACCCGTTCGCGGTGTACCTCCACGATACGCCGACCAAGGGCACCTTCTCGCGCTATGACCGGCTCGCCTCGCATGGCTGCATCCGGCTCGAGCGTCCGGCCGACCTCGCCCGGCTGCTGCTCGAGGGCAGCACCGAGTGGACCCCCGAAGCGATCGACGGGGCGCTGGCCAAGGGCGATACGGTGCGCGCGGGACTGCCCAGCCAGGTCGCGGTCTATCTGCTCTACTGGACCGCCTTTGCGAACGGCACCGGCACGATGAATTTCCGCGGCGATCCCTATGGCTGGGACAAGACGCTCGCGACCAAGATCGAGAAACGCTCCGCCGCCCAGGCGCTGGCGGCGCGTTAG
- a CDS encoding alpha/beta hydrolase produces MTEERITHPDGTGINLHSWPATGTPRAVMVLQHGFNAHGVHLAWAAGQFAAAGFACYAVDLRGRGKSDGERFFVDDFDKYLSDLQLAFDRARADHPGLPVFLIGHSAGGVIATSYALRHQSELKGLICHSFAFRVPAPRLVLNLLQWLSGPFPRLKVLKLKNEDFSRDPAWVAMMNADPLIADENQPAKTVGEMWKADKTLEVSFGRLTLPVLIIHGTQDHATLPAGSQFFFDNAGSADKTLKLYEGHYHDLLADTGKEEVMADLRAWLDARL; encoded by the coding sequence ATGACCGAAGAGCGGATCACTCACCCCGACGGCACCGGCATCAACCTGCACAGCTGGCCCGCGACCGGCACGCCCCGCGCGGTGATGGTGCTGCAGCACGGGTTCAACGCGCATGGCGTCCACCTCGCCTGGGCAGCCGGGCAGTTCGCCGCTGCGGGCTTCGCCTGCTACGCGGTCGACCTGCGCGGCCGCGGCAAGTCGGACGGCGAGCGCTTCTTCGTCGACGATTTCGACAAATATCTGTCCGATCTCCAGCTCGCCTTCGATCGCGCCCGCGCCGATCACCCCGGCCTGCCCGTCTTTCTGATCGGCCACAGCGCGGGCGGCGTGATCGCGACCAGCTACGCGCTGCGCCACCAGAGCGAGCTCAAGGGGCTGATCTGCCACAGCTTCGCCTTCCGCGTGCCCGCCCCGCGGCTCGTGCTCAACCTGTTGCAATGGCTGAGCGGCCCCTTCCCGCGTTTGAAGGTGCTCAAGCTCAAGAACGAGGATTTCTCGCGCGACCCGGCCTGGGTGGCGATGATGAACGCCGATCCGCTGATCGCCGATGAGAACCAGCCCGCCAAGACCGTGGGCGAGATGTGGAAGGCGGACAAGACGCTCGAAGTCTCCTTCGGACGGCTCACCCTCCCGGTGCTGATCATCCACGGGACACAGGATCACGCGACACTCCCCGCCGGCAGCCAGTTCTTCTTCGACAATGCCGGATCGGCCGACAAGACGCTCAAGCTCTACGAGGGGCATTATCACGACCTGCTCGCCGATACCGGCAAGGAAGAGGTGATGGCCGACCTCCGCGCCTGGCTCGACGCGCGGCTCTGA
- a CDS encoding DEAD/DEAH box helicase, with product MTFSNLPTSLAEALAARGYSDLTPVQAAVTEDAAKGRDLLVSAQTGSGKTVAFGLAMADELLEDGTLPAPGLPLALVIAPTRELALQVAKELTWLYAAAGARVATCVGGMDPSRERRTLSHGAHIVVGTPGRLRDHVERGALDLSQARVAVLDEADEMLDMGFREELEALLDATPAERRTLLFSATMPKPIVALAKRYQRDAHRISTVGEERGHGDISYQAIAVAPADIEHAVINLLRFHEAETAILFCATRDNVRHLHAGLTERGFAAVALSGEHSQNERNAALQALRDRRARVCVATDVAARGIDLPTVTLVIHVELPRDAETLQHRSGRTGRAGKKGTAVLIVPYPRRRRVEMTLKQARIAAEWLPVPSVEDIRAKDRERLMAKLTAPVEVEDDDREIAEALLAEKSPLEIAAALVQAHRASMPAPEELIDRGPSDQRGPVHRPGFDDTVWFAINIGRRQNADPRWILPLICRRGHVTKSEIGAIRIGAGETRFQVPRAIADRFAKEVAKSAGPDDEDVRIGLADGPPPPGTRGDHPPRHGKPRGHSRPVHHARPAKPHHRGKPPKK from the coding sequence ATGACCTTTTCCAATCTCCCCACCAGCCTCGCCGAGGCGCTGGCCGCGCGCGGCTATTCCGACCTCACTCCGGTGCAGGCGGCCGTCACCGAAGACGCCGCCAAGGGCCGCGACCTGCTCGTTTCCGCCCAGACCGGTTCGGGCAAGACCGTCGCCTTCGGCCTCGCCATGGCTGACGAACTGCTGGAGGATGGCACCCTTCCCGCCCCCGGCCTGCCGCTCGCCCTCGTCATCGCGCCGACCCGCGAGCTCGCGCTTCAGGTCGCCAAGGAGCTGACCTGGCTCTACGCTGCGGCCGGCGCCCGCGTCGCGACCTGCGTCGGCGGCATGGATCCGTCGCGCGAGCGCCGCACCCTCTCCCACGGCGCGCATATCGTCGTCGGCACCCCCGGCCGCCTGCGCGATCATGTCGAGCGCGGCGCGCTCGATCTCAGCCAGGCACGCGTCGCGGTGCTCGACGAGGCCGACGAGATGCTCGACATGGGCTTCCGCGAGGAGCTCGAGGCGCTGCTCGACGCGACCCCGGCGGAGCGCCGCACCCTCCTCTTCTCCGCGACGATGCCCAAGCCGATCGTCGCGCTCGCCAAGCGCTACCAGCGCGATGCGCACCGCATCTCGACCGTGGGAGAGGAGCGCGGCCACGGCGACATCAGCTACCAGGCGATCGCCGTCGCGCCCGCCGATATCGAGCATGCCGTGATCAACCTGCTTCGCTTCCATGAGGCGGAGACGGCGATCCTGTTCTGCGCCACGCGCGACAATGTCCGCCACCTTCACGCCGGCTTGACCGAACGCGGATTCGCGGCGGTCGCGCTGTCGGGCGAGCACAGCCAGAATGAACGCAACGCCGCGCTCCAGGCGCTGCGCGACCGCCGTGCGCGGGTCTGCGTCGCCACCGACGTCGCTGCGCGCGGTATCGACCTGCCCACCGTGACGCTCGTCATCCATGTCGAGCTTCCGCGTGATGCCGAGACGCTGCAGCACCGCTCGGGCCGCACCGGCCGCGCCGGCAAGAAGGGCACCGCGGTGCTCATTGTGCCCTATCCGCGCCGTCGCCGCGTCGAGATGACGCTCAAGCAGGCGCGGATCGCAGCGGAATGGCTGCCAGTGCCGAGTGTCGAGGACATCCGCGCCAAGGACCGCGAGCGGCTGATGGCCAAGCTCACCGCGCCGGTCGAGGTCGAGGACGACGACCGCGAGATCGCGGAGGCACTGCTCGCCGAGAAGTCGCCGCTCGAGATCGCCGCCGCTTTGGTCCAGGCGCACCGCGCGTCGATGCCCGCGCCGGAGGAGCTGATCGATCGCGGTCCCTCCGACCAGCGCGGTCCTGTCCACCGCCCCGGCTTCGACGACACGGTGTGGTTCGCGATCAATATCGGGCGCCGCCAGAATGCCGATCCGCGCTGGATCCTGCCCCTGATCTGCCGCCGCGGCCATGTCACCAAGTCCGAGATCGGCGCGATCCGCATCGGCGCGGGCGAGACCCGTTTCCAGGTGCCGCGCGCCATCGCCGACCGTTTCGCCAAGGAGGTCGCCAAGTCCGCCGGACCGGATGACGAGGATGTCCGGATCGGCCTCGCCGACGGCCCGCCTCCGCCCGGCACGCGCGGCGATCACCCCCCGCGCCATGGCAAACCGCGCGGCCATAGCCGGCCGGTTCATCATGCCCGTCCCGCCAAGCCCCATCACCGGGGCAAGCCGCCGAAAAAGTGA
- a CDS encoding diguanylate cyclase domain-containing protein codes for MSEADRLPTLRRVLARIHLRVTLFAVGLTGLTVLLAGFAAIGAYAGQNLHLIARSAGYSAAPALVFDDPAAARQSITPMLEPGVAEIAVLREDGTPLATVERQGDDGSVARMIADRLFFAAPIEEPVSHLGRRIGTIRVRGEGSAIAAYIRDGFLGTLVCLLITGVAAYLLSRRLRAEIVAPLNAIAEVAHAFRREEALDRRVPPASIREVETLRTDFNALIAELTDWRQHMRRENETLSHKASHDALTGLPNRANFERKGAEMIAEARAGDASFVLLYADGDGFKQINDRHGHAAGDAVLVEVAARIRSCLRARDVAARLGGDEFAILLAAPTGSDAAERVASEIAARMAEPIQLPSGEAFAMRLSLGTAIYPMDGRDLSALVNHADAAMYASKDSNRTQTQGG; via the coding sequence ATGAGCGAGGCCGACCGGCTCCCGACGCTGCGCCGCGTGCTCGCGCGGATCCATCTGCGCGTCACCCTGTTCGCGGTCGGGCTCACCGGGCTTACCGTGCTGCTCGCCGGCTTTGCCGCGATCGGCGCCTATGCCGGACAGAATCTCCACCTCATCGCCCGCTCGGCCGGCTACAGCGCCGCGCCCGCTCTGGTGTTCGACGATCCGGCGGCGGCGCGGCAGAGCATCACGCCGATGCTCGAGCCCGGGGTCGCGGAGATCGCCGTGCTGCGCGAGGACGGCACGCCGCTCGCCACCGTCGAGCGGCAGGGCGACGACGGCTCAGTCGCGCGGATGATCGCGGACCGGCTGTTCTTCGCGGCGCCGATCGAGGAACCGGTTTCCCATCTTGGCCGGCGCATCGGCACGATCCGCGTGCGCGGCGAGGGCAGCGCGATCGCCGCCTATATCCGCGACGGCTTCCTCGGCACGCTGGTGTGCCTGCTGATCACCGGGGTCGCGGCCTATCTGCTTTCGCGCCGGCTGCGCGCCGAGATCGTCGCGCCGCTCAACGCGATCGCCGAGGTCGCGCATGCCTTCCGCCGCGAGGAGGCGCTCGACCGGCGCGTGCCACCCGCCTCGATCCGCGAGGTCGAGACGCTACGCACCGACTTCAACGCGCTGATCGCCGAGCTCACCGACTGGCGCCAACATATGCGCCGCGAAAACGAGACGCTGAGCCACAAGGCGAGCCACGACGCGCTCACCGGACTGCCCAACCGCGCCAATTTCGAGCGCAAGGGCGCGGAGATGATCGCGGAGGCGCGCGCCGGCGATGCCAGCTTCGTGCTGCTCTATGCCGATGGCGACGGCTTCAAGCAGATCAACGACCGCCACGGTCATGCCGCGGGCGACGCCGTGCTGGTCGAGGTCGCGGCGCGAATCCGCAGTTGCCTGCGCGCGCGCGACGTCGCCGCGCGCCTCGGCGGCGACGAGTTCGCCATCCTGCTCGCCGCGCCCACCGGATCGGACGCGGCCGAACGCGTGGCGAGCGAAATCGCCGCGCGCATGGCCGAGCCGATCCAGCTTCCCTCGGGCGAGGCGTTCGCGATGCGCCTCAGCCTCGGCACGGCGATCTATCCGATGGACGGCCGCGACCTCAGCGCGCTGGTCAACCACGCCGACGCGGCGATGTACGCGAGCAAGGATTCCAATCGCACGCAGACTCAGGGAGGCTAA
- the rplA gene encoding 50S ribosomal protein L1: MAKLTKKAQAMATAVDREKLYTVDEAIALAKTNATAKFDETIEVALNLGVDPRHADQMVRGVVTLPKGTGKTVRVGVFAKGAKADEAREAGADVVGAEDLLEIVQGGKIDFDRCIATPDMMGLVGRLGKVLGPKGLMPNPKLGTVTMNVAEAVKAAKGGQVEYRVEKAGIIHSGIGKASFPAEDLRANFDALVDAVVKAKPSGAKGKYLRKVAVSSSMGPGVKVDVADVSAI, from the coding sequence ATGGCGAAGCTGACGAAGAAGGCTCAGGCCATGGCGACCGCGGTCGACCGCGAGAAGCTGTACACCGTCGACGAGGCGATCGCGCTGGCCAAGACCAACGCGACGGCGAAGTTCGACGAGACGATCGAGGTCGCGCTGAACCTCGGCGTCGATCCGCGTCACGCCGACCAGATGGTCCGCGGCGTGGTGACGCTGCCCAAGGGCACCGGCAAGACCGTGCGCGTGGGCGTGTTCGCCAAGGGCGCCAAGGCTGACGAAGCCAGGGAAGCCGGTGCGGACGTGGTCGGCGCCGAAGACCTGCTCGAGATCGTGCAGGGCGGCAAGATCGACTTCGACCGCTGCATCGCGACCCCGGACATGATGGGCCTGGTCGGCCGTCTCGGTAAGGTGCTCGGCCCCAAGGGCCTGATGCCGAACCCGAAGCTCGGCACCGTTACCATGAACGTCGCCGAAGCGGTCAAGGCCGCCAAGGGCGGTCAGGTCGAATATCGCGTCGAGAAGGCCGGCATCATCCACTCAGGCATCGGCAAGGCGTCGTTCCCGGCGGAGGACCTGCGCGCGAACTTCGACGCGCTGGTCGACGCGGTGGTCAAGGCCAAGCCGTCGGGCGCCAAGGGCAAGTATCTGCGCAAGGTCGCGGTCTCGTCCTCGATGGGCCCGGGCGTGAAGGTCGACGTCGCCGACGTGTCGGCCATCTAA
- the rplJ gene encoding 50S ribosomal protein L10, with product MDRAQKTEAVAELNRTFNEVAVVVITRNLGMTVKQSTDLRNKAREAGASYKVAKNRLAKIAIEGTDYSVLADLLTGPTALSTSTDPVAAAKVVAEFAKTNDRIEIVGGAMGSMLLDAEGVKALASLPSLDELRGKIVGLLQAPASKLAAVTQAPAAQLARVFKAYAEKEAA from the coding sequence ATGGATCGTGCTCAGAAGACCGAAGCCGTTGCCGAGCTGAACCGCACCTTCAACGAGGTTGCCGTGGTGGTTATCACCCGCAACCTCGGGATGACCGTCAAGCAGTCGACGGACCTCCGCAACAAGGCGCGCGAAGCCGGTGCGAGCTACAAGGTCGCGAAGAACCGCCTTGCCAAGATCGCGATCGAGGGCACCGACTATTCGGTGCTCGCGGACCTGCTCACGGGTCCGACGGCGCTGTCCACTTCGACCGACCCGGTCGCCGCCGCCAAGGTGGTCGCCGAGTTCGCCAAGACCAACGATCGCATCGAGATCGTCGGCGGCGCGATGGGGAGCATGCTGCTCGACGCGGAAGGCGTGAAGGCGCTCGCATCGCTGCCTTCGCTCGACGAACTGCGCGGCAAGATCGTCGGCCTGCTTCAGGCCCCGGCGTCGAAGCTCGCAGCCGTCACCCAGGCACCGGCGGCCCAGCTCGCCCGCGTGTTCAAGGCATATGCGGAGAAGGAAGCCGCCTGA
- the secE gene encoding preprotein translocase subunit SecE: MAKTSPLEFMRQVQAETRKVVWPTRRETIMTAVMVLIMASLLGIFFFGVDRLFGAIVNFLLGLAA, encoded by the coding sequence GTGGCCAAGACCAGTCCGCTCGAATTCATGCGCCAGGTGCAGGCAGAGACCCGCAAGGTCGTCTGGCCGACGCGCCGTGAGACCATCATGACCGCGGTGATGGTGCTGATCATGGCGTCGCTGCTCGGCATCTTCTTCTTCGGGGTCGACCGCCTGTTCGGCGCGATCGTGAACTTCCTCCTCGGCCTCGCCGCATAA
- a CDS encoding OmpA family protein: MFSFMRTGPLLALLALVLGGCQMSQNGSRFTRAQVAVLTSEGFAETQRGWEFSINDRLLFDTDESAVLPDQSARIRRVAERLLAVGIRRAAVEGHADDTGSAEHNQRLSERRAATVAQVLVSAGFTATGVSTAGLGERFPIEDNGTTAGRRENRRVVILIAAP; the protein is encoded by the coding sequence ATGTTCTCGTTCATGCGCACCGGCCCGTTGCTCGCGCTCCTCGCGCTCGTCCTGGGCGGGTGCCAGATGTCGCAGAACGGCTCGCGCTTCACGCGCGCGCAGGTCGCGGTGCTGACCTCCGAAGGGTTTGCCGAGACCCAGCGCGGCTGGGAGTTCAGCATCAACGACCGGCTGCTGTTCGATACGGACGAAAGCGCGGTACTTCCCGACCAGTCGGCGCGGATCCGCCGCGTCGCCGAGCGGCTGCTCGCCGTGGGCATCCGCCGCGCCGCAGTGGAGGGCCATGCCGACGATACCGGCAGCGCCGAGCATAATCAGCGCCTGTCCGAGCGCCGCGCGGCGACCGTCGCGCAGGTGCTGGTGAGCGCGGGCTTCACGGCGACCGGCGTCTCCACCGCCGGCCTGGGCGAGCGCTTCCCGATCGAGGACAATGGCACCACCGCTGGACGCCGCGAGAATCGCCGCGTCGTCATCCTGATCGCCGCGCCCTGA
- a CDS encoding YaiI/YqxD family protein, which produces MSAVRILVDADACPVKDEVYKVAWRRAVPVTIVANAFIRIPDHPLIAREVVSDGFDAADDWIAGQAGAKTVVVTADILLADRCLKAGATVLAPNGKPFTTSSIGAAVATRAIMADLRAGGDQVGGPPPFRKEDRSRFLSALDETLVRLARGA; this is translated from the coding sequence GTGAGTGCCGTCCGCATCCTGGTCGACGCCGACGCCTGTCCGGTGAAGGACGAGGTGTACAAGGTCGCCTGGCGCCGCGCGGTGCCGGTGACGATCGTCGCCAACGCCTTCATCCGCATTCCCGATCACCCGCTGATCGCGCGCGAGGTGGTGTCCGACGGGTTCGACGCCGCGGACGACTGGATCGCCGGGCAAGCGGGCGCGAAGACCGTGGTGGTGACCGCCGACATCCTGCTCGCCGACCGCTGCCTCAAGGCCGGCGCGACCGTGCTCGCGCCCAACGGCAAGCCGTTCACCACCAGCTCGATCGGCGCGGCGGTCGCGACGCGCGCGATCATGGCCGATCTGCGCGCGGGCGGCGATCAGGTCGGCGGGCCGCCGCCGTTCCGCAAGGAAGACCGCTCGCGCTTCCTCTCGGCGCTCGACGAGACGCTGGTGCGCCTCGCGCGGGGTGCGTGA
- a CDS encoding YqaA family protein, whose amino-acid sequence MFRALYDWTLRLAGHRHADRYMAAVSFAESSFFPIPPDVMLVPMILARREKAYWIATICTIASILGGMFGYAIGYFLYESVGQWLIAFYGLAGKMDQFRQWYAEWGAAIILIKGLTPIPFKLVTIASGLAEFNFPIFVVTATITRAARFFLVAFLLKKFGEPVQKVIEERLNLIGWIVLAALIGGFALVALI is encoded by the coding sequence ATGTTCCGCGCGTTGTATGACTGGACGCTGAGGCTCGCCGGTCATCGTCATGCCGACCGCTACATGGCCGCGGTGTCATTCGCCGAATCGAGCTTCTTCCCGATTCCGCCCGACGTGATGCTGGTGCCGATGATCCTGGCGCGGCGCGAAAAGGCCTATTGGATCGCGACGATCTGCACGATCGCCTCGATCCTCGGCGGCATGTTCGGCTATGCGATCGGCTATTTCCTCTACGAGAGCGTCGGCCAGTGGCTGATCGCCTTCTACGGCCTGGCCGGCAAGATGGACCAGTTCCGCCAATGGTATGCCGAATGGGGTGCGGCGATCATCCTGATCAAGGGGCTGACCCCGATCCCGTTCAAGCTGGTCACGATCGCCAGCGGCCTCGCCGAGTTCAACTTCCCGATCTTCGTCGTCACCGCGACGATCACGCGCGCCGCGCGATTCTTCCTCGTCGCGTTCCTGCTCAAGAAATTCGGCGAACCGGTGCAGAAGGTGATCGAGGAACGGCTCAACCTGATCGGCTGGATCGTGCTGGCGGCGCTGATCGGTGGATTCGCATTGGTCGCGCTGATCTGA
- a CDS encoding protein-L-isoaspartate(D-aspartate) O-methyltransferase has product MVERQIAGRGIADPALLDAMREVPREAFVPEAVREFAYEDSPLPIEAGQTISQPYIVALMIEAARIGPGDRVLEIGLGSGYAAAVMSRIAGHVYTIDRHAELTALARGRMAQLGYDNVEIRTADGTAGWSECAPFDAILVAAGGPELPEPLCRQFAIGGRLVMPVGDIEEQRLMRVTRTAADSFDREDLGAVRFVPLVGAHGWADEG; this is encoded by the coding sequence ATGGTCGAGCGCCAGATCGCCGGGCGCGGCATTGCCGACCCGGCGCTGCTCGACGCGATGCGCGAGGTGCCGCGCGAGGCGTTCGTCCCGGAGGCCGTGCGCGAATTCGCCTATGAAGATTCGCCGCTGCCGATCGAGGCGGGGCAGACCATCTCCCAGCCCTATATCGTCGCACTGATGATCGAGGCGGCGCGGATCGGGCCCGGGGATCGCGTGCTCGAGATCGGCCTGGGCTCGGGCTATGCCGCCGCGGTGATGAGCCGGATCGCGGGCCATGTCTACACGATCGACCGGCATGCCGAGCTCACCGCGCTGGCACGCGGGCGAATGGCGCAACTCGGCTATGACAATGTCGAAATCCGCACCGCCGACGGCACCGCCGGCTGGTCCGAATGTGCGCCGTTCGACGCGATCCTGGTCGCCGCGGGCGGGCCCGAGCTGCCCGAGCCGCTATGCCGCCAGTTCGCGATCGGCGGCCGGCTGGTGATGCCAGTGGGGGATATCGAGGAACAGCGCCTGATGCGCGTAACGCGGACGGCGGCGGACAGCTTCGATCGCGAGGATCTGGGCGCGGTGCGCTTCGTCCCGCTGGTCGGCGCGCATGGGTGGGCGGACGAGGGTTGA
- a CDS encoding YfiR family protein gives MVALLIGSASVSSTGLVAETRVAPGQHDAAVARTVGGMISYTRWPAERAVLHICVSGATVHAAGLGRIDDMLGRQVEARRIPPGNAAQDCDVLYLGTMGTADRQRVMRSIRDRPVLSIAEADPDCRGGAIFCLQVLPDRIGFRLSIDAVSRSAVRIDPRVLRIALPEGGAR, from the coding sequence ATGGTGGCGCTCCTGATCGGGAGCGCAAGTGTCAGTTCGACCGGCCTGGTGGCCGAGACGCGCGTGGCGCCCGGCCAGCATGACGCCGCGGTCGCCCGCACCGTGGGCGGGATGATCAGCTACACGCGCTGGCCGGCGGAGCGTGCCGTGCTCCACATCTGCGTCAGCGGCGCCACCGTCCATGCCGCCGGCCTTGGCCGCATCGACGACATGCTCGGGCGGCAGGTGGAGGCGCGGCGCATTCCGCCAGGCAACGCGGCGCAGGACTGCGACGTGCTCTACCTCGGCACGATGGGGACCGCCGACCGCCAGCGCGTGATGCGCTCGATCCGCGATCGGCCCGTCCTGTCGATCGCCGAGGCGGATCCCGATTGCCGCGGCGGCGCGATCTTCTGCCTTCAGGTGCTGCCCGACCGGATCGGCTTCCGCCTCAGCATCGACGCCGTGTCGCGCAGCGCGGTGCGGATCGATCCGCGTGTGCTGCGCATCGCCCTGCCCGAAGGAGGCGCGCGATGA
- the rplK gene encoding 50S ribosomal protein L11 yields the protein MAKKITGYIKLQVPAGAANPSPPIGPALGQRGVNIMEFCKAFNAATDGQEKGTPLPTIITVYADRSFSFETKQPPATYLIKKAANLKSGSKEPGKVKAGTIKRSALSAIAETKMKDLNANDIDAATRILEGSARSMGLEVVEG from the coding sequence ATGGCTAAGAAGATCACGGGCTATATCAAGCTCCAGGTGCCTGCGGGCGCCGCCAATCCGTCGCCGCCGATCGGCCCTGCACTGGGTCAGCGCGGCGTCAACATCATGGAATTCTGCAAAGCGTTCAACGCGGCGACCGATGGCCAGGAGAAGGGCACGCCCCTCCCCACCATCATCACCGTCTATGCCGACCGCAGCTTCTCGTTCGAGACGAAGCAGCCGCCGGCGACCTACCTCATCAAGAAGGCGGCCAACCTCAAGTCGGGCTCGAAGGAGCCGGGCAAGGTGAAGGCCGGCACGATCAAGCGCTCGGCGCTGTCGGCCATCGCCGAGACCAAGATGAAGGATCTGAACGCGAACGACATCGACGCCGCGACCCGCATCCTCGAAGGATCGGCGCGTTCGATGGGCCTCGAAGTGGTGGAGGGCTGA
- a CDS encoding DUF3175 domain-containing protein, whose amino-acid sequence MPKEKWSQEVTKHSNALDLEEGVFSKNDPGEIARSLKRSAEHNERRKGTVLQSAMGMLTFYINRAGDNLSKADRDKLEKAKDKLRALFEEERA is encoded by the coding sequence ATGCCGAAGGAGAAATGGTCGCAGGAGGTGACCAAGCATTCCAATGCGCTCGACCTGGAGGAGGGCGTGTTCAGCAAGAATGATCCCGGGGAGATCGCCAGATCGCTCAAGCGCTCGGCCGAGCACAACGAGCGCCGCAAGGGAACGGTGCTGCAATCGGCGATGGGGATGCTGACCTTCTACATCAATCGCGCGGGCGACAATTTGTCGAAGGCTGATCGGGACAAACTCGAAAAAGCCAAGGACAAGCTCCGGGCATTGTTTGAGGAGGAGCGCGCCTGA
- a CDS encoding plasmid stabilization protein has protein sequence MPQGDKDKYTDKQKRKAEHIEEGYEDRGVPKDEAERRAWATVNKESGGGNKSGSGRGKPDTHVSSSRGGRAHKSGSPEQRSAAARKGWVTRRKHGHG, from the coding sequence ATGCCCCAGGGTGACAAGGACAAATACACCGACAAGCAGAAGCGCAAGGCCGAGCATATTGAGGAAGGCTATGAGGATCGCGGTGTTCCCAAGGACGAGGCCGAACGGCGAGCCTGGGCCACGGTGAACAAGGAATCAGGCGGCGGCAACAAGTCGGGCTCAGGCCGTGGAAAGCCGGACACGCACGTTTCTTCTTCACGAGGCGGCCGCGCACATAAATCCGGATCCCCCGAGCAGCGCTCGGCAGCCGCACGCAAGGGCTGGGTCACGCGCCGCAAGCACGGTCATGGCTGA